The Pseudanabaena yagii GIHE-NHR1 genome segment AATCGACATTGATTGAGAAATCTCCTGATAAATCTGTATCATCACCGAGAACCTGATCGACAATTAATCCATCTTTTAAAGTAGCCGCAAGTTCTAAAACATCGCCTTGTATCGTTTCACTAGCAGCGATCTCCAAATTGCATAAACCCGGACTAGGATAATTGCCTAAATCACCACGAAATCCGTTACCCGTTGCGGCAATTCCTAACTCTTTACAAGTACGCATATCGCCATAGAATCCTTGCAAGATGCCCCGATCAATCCAAGTTATTTCCTTAGTGGGCGTACCTTCATCATCAAAGGGAGCACTATAAACGCCAAAATTCGGATGTTGACTGACGGTGAAAATAGGGGAAATTACGGGCTGTCCTACTTTTTCGAGCCAAGGTGTTGCCTTTTGTTGAACTTGTCTGCCACTCATCGCGATCGCTACTACGCCCCATAACAAATCTGCTGCCTTGCCTGTAAAAATCACGGGGACTTTACCTGATGGGGCTTTGGCATTTTTCTTAGCCCAGTGAAGGGATTGCAGTACTTTTTGAGCGATCACCTGAGGATTTAAGTTGCCACGTTCCGATTGAGCATACCAAACATTGAGAAAGTCATCGCCTCGCGTCAATTCCACATTCAAAGAGCCATCCACAGTGATATCTGTATAGCCACAGTCCAGCCCTTTACTATTGATAATGCTTACCGACTCTTCGCTACATTCCCAATCAGCACCACAAATTGCTTCGGGGTAATGAGCTAGGACTTCCGTGATCGCTGTTTTCCCCCAATCGATCATTTGCTCAACACTAACTTCTTGACCATAAATTTGCGGATAGTCAGCAATTGTAGAGTTACGCAACAAAATTTCTTCAGGTTCATTCAATGCACTGAGCGCGATCGCCTGTTCCACCAAGTCCTTAGGTTCTACCTCACCATAGGCAGTGACTAAACCGACGCGCCGATCTTTCCAGATTCTTAGTCCTACGCCTTCTGAGTCAATGCTTTCCAGTTGCTTGAGTCGATTAGCTTCAAAAAATACGGGACGGGAAACTGAGCGAGATGCATAGACCTCTGCTGCTTCACAGCCCAATTTGTGCGCCAGATCTAATAATTGTTCAGGTTCAATGGTCATAAATATCGTAGTCCTAAAGTTTTGAGAGAAGACATACCTAAGGCTCTTGCGGATAAAAAATGTCCCACCAAAGTTATTTAGCTTCGACTTCGCTCAGCTAACGTTGGCTGAGCGGAGTCGAAGCCACAGGTACTTTAATTAATAGCAAGTCCCTAAGGGGTACATTCTCTCAAAACTATTGCTCAGCAAGATTATCAATCTTCTCACGAATCGAGAGCTGAATTAGGGCACGAATCAGTGATAAGCCAGTAAAACCTGCACCCACAAAAGTGACGATCGCCCAACTCGCATAAGTACCATTTGTACCGACCAAAAGCACAGCTCCCGCGAGCAATAAAAATCCTGTTAAACAAGCATAAATGAGAGCTTTAACCGCAATATTAATCCGCTTGAGTGTGCGATCGCTTTCCGAAGACTTGACTTGAATCATCAATTCGCCACGTTCAATTCTTTCTTCCAAACGCTCTAGCAGGATTTCCATCCGACTCGGTTTATTCAACTGATAAACCAGAAAATCTTTGGCTTGTTGAGCTAATGCTCCTAAAGTATTACCCCGACCTCTAGTCAACACAATACTTTTGACAAAGGGCTGAGCCGCCGTGGAAAAATTATATTCTGGGTCGAGAATCCTCGCGATGCCATCCAATGTCGTCAGGGATTTGAGAAGATAAGTCATCTGTGGCGGCAATCGGAAGGGCTGCTTCTCAAAAATGGCAACCACTTCACTTTTGATTTGCTCAAATTCGTAAATATTGACAGGTCTTTCCGTAAAGCGATCCAAAACGAACTTTAACATCCGTTTCACAGGACTCATATCGGCGATCGGCTCGATAAAGCCCATACTCATCAAGGTATCAACCACTTCATTCGTATCTTTTCGCAATACGGCAAAGAAGGTTTTGACCATCTGATCCTTTGCCATGGTTTTGACTTCCGCCATCATCCCATAATCATAGAAAATCAAACTACCACTAGGGCTAACAGCTAAATTCCCCGGATGGGGATCGGCGTGAAAGAAGCCATCTTGGAGCAATTGCTTGAGATAGCAGCAGATCCCCAACTGGTTAATTTCCTTGGGATTTAAGCCACAGGCTTCGAGAGCTTGGCGATCGTCCACCTTAATTCCAGGAACATATTCCAAGGTCAAAACCATCGAAGTCGAATATTCCCAATAAACTTTAGGAATAACAATTCTTGGATAGCCTTCAAAATTTTTGCGAAAGCGATCGGCATTGCTCCCCTCGATCGCATAGTCGATTTCTTGATAAAGAATAGTGAAAAATTCGTTATAAATCCCCTCTAAGTTATATTTGCGAGCCCAAGGCAAATATTGCCGAAAAACCTTAAGCAACTTACCAACAGCAAGTAAATCAAGATCGAATAGTCTTTTTAACCCAGGGCGTTGAACCTTGACCACCACATCTTCCCCAGTATGTAGAGTCGCACGATGGACTTGACCCAGACTCGCCGCCGCTAGAGGCACTTCATCAAAATCACGATAGATCGTATAAAGAGACTTGCCAAGTTCGAGTTCAATGATGTCTCTTGCTTCTTTGGCACTAAAAGCAGGGACTTTGTCCTGTAGCTGTGACAAATTACTAATATATTCGGGAGGCAATATATCCACACGGGTGGATAGGGACTGACCGATTTTGATAAAGGTTGGACCAAGCTCGAGCATATTGCGTACTAGCCATTCGGCGCGTTTGCTGCGGGTACGCGATGTGTCGATTTGCCAAAATTTATCCCACCATATAAAAAACAGGAATGTAAAGGCAGCTAAAAATACTTCCCGTTGGCGGGCAAGAGAGGAGCTTTTAATTCTCTGCCAGCGTAGTTTTTTGGGAGGTAATTGGGCGATCGCAGACATATTTTGCTAATAGGAGCCTTGCTAACTAGCATTGCTGTGTTTATATTACCCAATTCCAGCTTAAAAGTAGATGACAATACTTGTTCCTGTGCCTTTCTTTTCTGGGTTTAGCTATACAACAAAAATGACAAGACTTTGCTATGGTTATTTTGTATTGGCGATCGCCAGAATATTCACAGTCCAAAAGCTAAAATTTTGGCTAAAACTTGGCTAAAAATTTATAGCGTTTTCCAGTCTAGTGAAGTAAGGGGGGTATTTCCCCGCCTTTGGCGGGGAAATACCTATCTGTACCTCCGCACTATATATCCGTTACAAACATTCCTAGAGGTAATCCAATGGGTGAAATCACCAGAGATGAAATCCGCGAACGCTTAGGCAATATTGATCAAATTCGCGATATCATTTTCGGCGCACATTTGCGCGAATATACCAGTCGGTTAGATAAGGCAGAATCCGATATTTCGGCAATTCAACAGGATGTCCGCGATCGCCTGAATGATCTAAAACTAACATTAGCTACTGAATTAAGAACTGCCGTTGAGTCAATTGACAAACGCTTAAAAACCATTAGCTCATCAGCCCAAGAAGAAGCCGCTGACCTCCGTCAACAGTTTGATCGCCTAAACCGCAAGTTTACAAGCAACATTGAAAACCTTGATGAAACCGTTGAGGCTCAAAGAATCGCTTTGCGTGATGAACTCGCTCAAACTAGAGATAGTCTGCAAAATGATACCCGTGAATTGCGATCGCTAGTTTTAGAAGAGCTAGATCGTCATTTCTCAATTCTCCGTGAAGATAAGCTGTCCAAAGATGATTTGGCAGAGTTGCTATTTGAGTTAGGGATGAGACTCAAAGGCTCAGAATTTGTACCTGCTTTGCGTGAGGCAGCCGAAGAAAGGGTTGACGAAAAGTATGAGCAAGTCAATATCGAACCTAAAAGCGAACGCCCATCTTCACTAAGTGCTGAAACAACTGCAAGCAGCACAGCTACTAAAGCCTCTCGCACCAAGTCTACATCTTCTAAGCTTTAAATTTTAGCTAATTCGAGAGTTATTAACTCTGTAGGGGGGTAGTGCCTTGAGCCTACCCTATTATTGCTATTTATAATTACAAATTACCGTTGTTATCCCCAATAGTATGTCGGAGAGAAATGGAAATTTCAACGATAATGCTCTCAGCGATGTTGAGAAATTTTTCCTTCTGCTCTCCGAACTTAATATTATTGAATCTGACAAGTCTCAAAGTTCTACTAATCAAGATCCAATCCTGCCTGATGATGACAATAGAGTTGTTAAATCAAGCCCACCCTCTAGTCCTATAGTTCCAATTGAAGAGCCAAAATCTAGAGCAAAACTATTAGATACCCTATCTGAACAGGAATCTCTAAATGAATATGAGAGCAAGCAATCGCCTGCGGTTTATCCATTTCCTAGCCTTTTAGATGAATTACCTTTTTTAAAAGATCTGGAGGCTATTCGTGAAGTCCCTGAAACTAATGGTCACAATAGTTCAGGGAGCTATCAACAGCCTCAAACTCCAGAAATTGCTATCCGCTCAAGTAATCCCAGCACTCCTAACAATCCAGATTATGCATCCCTAGGACAAACCAAAGAAAAAGAAACTGTCAACCGTCTTCAAGATTTGCTACTAGGTGGAGAAATTCTAAATATACTTGATGAACCTTTAGCTCCTGCCCAAGTACAGCTAGAACAGTCACAACTAGCAGTTAGTAATCAAGATGTCTATCCCAAAAGTACAAGGGAATTACCCAAAGTATTACCAAGCGAATCTGCCTACAGCAATTCAGGAGATGTCTTAGCAGATGATCAAGCCCTGCATCTTTTGCAAGATATTCTCGTTGTGCCAGAAATCGAAGATCTAAGAAGTTTCAAAATTTCTGTCGAACAAAAGCTGGGAATTGTCGAAAGTCAGGTCAATAATCCTGAAATTATGAATAAGATTGAGGGCTTAGAAAGCCTCATTCAAAATGCATCGCGTGGGCTCAATAGTCTTGGCTCAAAGCTAACGGAACTTGGGAATGAGCAAGACAATATCCCTACAGAAATTGCTCAGGTGAGAGCGCGGATTACTCAATTAGAACACCGAATTAACGAACCCGATGAACTAGTACAGCTTTTATTGCCAGTAATTGCCGATATCCTAAGTCTCAAAGTGACGGAATCACGCGAGTCAATGTGTCAAGCGATTATGCCCATTATTGCGGAAGTGATTTTTGAGCGATCGCAACTTGATCGGGTCGCCATGGGTCATGCCATTTCCGATATTCTGCCCAGTGCAATTAGTGAGCATATTCAAAGTAGTCCTGAAGGGATTGCCAAAGCGATCGCTCCAGAGATGGGGGCAGCAATTCGTGAACAAATTCGCTTAGATCGAGATGCGATTATCGATGCTCTAGCACCAGAAATGGGATCAGCGATTAAGCGTCAAATTGCCCTCGAACGGGACTCCATGGTAGATGCCCTTTATCCTGTAATCGGCAACACGATCGCGAAATATTTTGCTGAAGCGATTCGGACAATTAATGAAAAGGTTGAGCAAACCTTTAGCGTGGAAGGATTGCGCCGCAAAATTCGAGCAACGATACAGGGTGTTTCCGAAGCAGAACTCATTCTCAAAGAATCAGTTCCCTTTGAGGTACAAGCGATATTTCTGATTCACAACCTTTCGGGACTAGTGATGGTTGACATTCAGCAAAGTGACTTGAATGCACTGATTGCACCGATTGATTCGGATATGTTGGCAGGGATGCTGACCGCCATTCGCAGCTTTGCTAGTGAATGTATGTCACGCTCATCTGAGGACAAGGCTGAAATTGATACAATTAACTACAGTGGCTCAAAAATTTTATTAGAAGTAGCTGGCTATTGCTATCTCGCAGTTATCATTCGTGGTGAGCCTGATCTAGAATTTGTCACGAAAATTCGCGATGTGTTTGGTCAAATTGTCCAAGTCTATGGGGAAAAGCTGAAACAGTTTGACGGAGATGCTAGTACTGTCCCTTTCAAAGTCCATCTTGAACTCAAGTCATTGATGGAAGTACAAGCGGAGAAACCTCAAAAAAAATCATCCAAAGCTCTGATCTTTCTGGGTTTAGCGTTAATGGCGCTCATTTTTGTCCCCATTGGCATTTATCAGCATCAATCTCAACGCGATCGCCAAATCGAAGCCAAAGTCTTAGAAGCCTTTGCCAATACGCCTGAATTAGCGGTCTATCGTCTCAATGTGAACGCCAATGGCAATCATCTCAAGTTATCAGGAAAATTACCTAATCAAAATTTACGCGATCGCGCCCTCCAAGTTGCCAATGAAGCCACCAAAGCAGAAATAGCGATCTCCAATATCAATAACAGTATCTATGCCGTGAATGTACCTCCAGACCCAATCCTCGTTGCGGCTGAGGTGGAACGCCTCACCAAAGTACTGAACTATACCCAAGGTGTGAAGATCGCCACTCAATTCAAAGACGGGCAATTGACGATTACAGGACAAGTTGAGCAGCCCCGACTCATGCCCAAAATCACCCAGACCTATAGCAAAATTTCTGGAATTACAACCGTCACTAATACCGCAACTATCCTGATACCAAAGCTATCAACTCGGATTTATTTCCCCTTTGGAGTGACCACTCTCCAGCCAACGGAACTAGAAAAATTAGTAGAAGTAAAAGCTTTTTTAGACCTATATCCCGACTATAACCTCAAAATTTCTGCGAAGAGTGACAATATTGGCGATCGCAGTATCAATTACCAATTAGGGGTCAAACGCACCCAAGCATTACGCGATGCTCTCACAGAGAAGGGAATCAATGCAAATCGGTTGCATATTTCTGGGATAATAGAGCCATCTATTCAGCAACCTTCTGACCAAATAGCAAGATGGGTAGAGTTTGAACCTACGCTAAAATAAATGTCCGAGATTATCTAATTAAATGCATTCTTCTCCCAAAGTAATTTCTCAAAAAATGTGTCTTGTTGGCGATTTTGGGGTTGGCAAAACTAGCCTCATCCGTCAATTTGTAGATCGTCAATTTAGTGATAAATATCTATCAACCGTTGGCGTGAAAATTTCGCGTAAACTAGTATCTATTTCAGATTCAGTTGTCAATACCACAAATACTTCTTCAGAAGAATTAAAGCAACTCCAGCTAATTATTTGGGATATTGAAGGAAGTACACGCTTTAAGGGAATCACTCCTAGCTATCTACAAGGAGCTAAAGGCGCATTAATTGTTGGTGATGTCACTAGACAAACAAGTATGCAAAATCTGGAAGCTCATGTCCAACTTTTTCGGTCGATTAATCCTCGCTCTCAAGTGATCATTGCTCTAAATAAAGTCGATTTAATCACAGCCCACGAAAGGGATACTCTATTTCAATCTCTTCTGATGGAATTCGCTAAGCTTAAAATCTCTGTATATGTAACATCTGCAAAGACAGGGGAAGGAGTTGATGAAATATTTCAAACTCTAGCACACCAAATCCTAATGTTAGAATAGAGGCACTATTTACCATTCGATACATTCAAAAATATTAACAAAAGCTCTCTAAAAGAACCATAAGATTGATTCTCTGTCCCATCGTTACACTGCTATGAAACAGTCAAAAATCCTCAAAAAACTACTTACTGCTTCAGAGAGATCCTTTGTAATGATTGATCGAGAGTTTGTAATTACGGACACATCCTATGGTGCGGAGAGATTTTCTGAATTTCCCTATGAATCTCTATTATCGAAAGACATTCGCCATGTATTTCCAGAAACAATTGGCTTAGAAGAGATATTTCGCAACATTTGGCTCAATCAAGTAACTAGCTTTGAAATCAAGGGGATTTGCCGTTCTTCCCATAATGCGAATAAGCACCTTTATTTTGATTTTTATATCATTGGCACTAATGAGTTAGAAGAAACAGATAAAAGCATTATTATCTGTATTGAAGATGTTACGGATATCATGGATAGTTCTCAGGTCTTATTACAGAGGATTAATGAATCTGAGTTGCTTACAAATGCCCTCAGTAAATCCAAGGAATATATTGATAAGATTATTTCGTCAATGGCAGATGCCTTAATTGTCACTGATGACCAAGGGATGATTAAAACGGTCAATCCTGCGACTATCAATTTATTTGGGTATTCACAATCTGAGTTGGTTGGTAGCCCGATGAGCATGTTATTTCATAATGCTCATCAGTTTGAAGCGCTCCAATCACAATATGATAATTCCGAGCGTTCTGATGAGCAAATCACCGTAAGCGATCGCAATTTCTATAACATCGAAGTACTCTGTCTCTCTAAGAATAGAGAAGAGGTCTTAATTTCTTTCTCTTGCTCAACCATCTTAAATCATCAGCTTGAATATGATATCGAACCAAGTCATCATTTCGTCTATGTTGGTCGAGATATTACCGAAATTAAGCGCAAAGAACAAGAATTACTAGCTGCCCGACAATTTGCTGAGCAATCGGCTCAAGCCAAAAGCATTTTCCTCGCAAACATGAGTCATGAAATCCGCACTCCCATTAATGGAGTATTGGGGATGACTGACTTATTGCTAAGTACAGAACTCGATGATCGTCAACAGGATTTCGTTGATAATATTCGCTTGAGTGGGAATCTCTTGCTGAACTTAATTAATCGCATTCTCGATTTATCAAAATTAGAAGAAGGGAAACTAGAGTTAGAAAGCTTATCTTTTCATTTAGAGCAATGTTTAGAAGAGACTCTAGAAGTATTTGCTCTACAAGCTCACAATAAAGGATTAGAACTCAATGTTATTTTTGAAGATAATTTACCTAATTTTCTCCTAGGAGATACCGTGAGATTAAGGCAAATGCTTATGAATCTCATCGGTAATGCCATTAAGTTTACGGATCACGGCGAAGTATTTGTCAAGGTTGAGCGCGATCGCCTCTTTGAGGAAACCTTAGCTGATACAGACAACAAATTAGCAAGTATTGCTGATAACTATTTGGAACAAACTCCAATTTACTTAAAATTCTCAATTACTGATACAGGTATTGGCATTAATGAACAAGACTATGACAAATTATTCAAACCTTTTTCGCAAGTCGATGCCACCACAACTCGTCGTTTTGGCGGTACTGGCTTAGGTCTAGCTATTTGTCGGCAGTTAGCAGATTTGATGCAAGGAGAAATTGGAATATCCACTCCAGAGCAGGGAAGCGGCACTTGTTTTTGGTTTCGAGTTCCTTTCTATGTTCAGCCGCCAAGTAGTTCAGCCTCAGTGATGGATGGCAGCGAATCTCTCAAGCATAAATCAGTTTTAGTAATTGATGAAAAGCAACATACCCGTGATGCAATTTGCTATTATCTGAAACATTTTGGTGCAGAGGTCTACGAAGCTATCAATATTGCCAAAGTGAACGCCTATTTAGATGCCGATCAAACGATTGATATAGTCCTACTTGATTGGAAATTAACAGATTTTGATGCTACAAAATTAATCCAACAAATTCATACACAATCCAAGTCGAGAAACTTACCATTTATCGCCATCTTGACCGCTAACCAACAAAGTGAGATCCAGAAAGTTCTTACTCAAGGTTTTCATGGCTATATTACGAAACCCTTTAAAAGACAACGATTGTTGAAAACTATATCTGTAGCCTTAGGTATCGATATCCTCTCTACTATTAATGATTGTCCATTACCTAATTCTGCTCAATATAACGGGAAGCCTTGCAAAGATACTTCTCACATAGAAAATTTAAGTAATTTAAAAATTTTGTTAGCAGAAGATAATATCGTCAATCAAAAAATCAT includes the following:
- a CDS encoding response regulator, which encodes MKQSKILKKLLTASERSFVMIDREFVITDTSYGAERFSEFPYESLLSKDIRHVFPETIGLEEIFRNIWLNQVTSFEIKGICRSSHNANKHLYFDFYIIGTNELEETDKSIIICIEDVTDIMDSSQVLLQRINESELLTNALSKSKEYIDKIISSMADALIVTDDQGMIKTVNPATINLFGYSQSELVGSPMSMLFHNAHQFEALQSQYDNSERSDEQITVSDRNFYNIEVLCLSKNREEVLISFSCSTILNHQLEYDIEPSHHFVYVGRDITEIKRKEQELLAARQFAEQSAQAKSIFLANMSHEIRTPINGVLGMTDLLLSTELDDRQQDFVDNIRLSGNLLLNLINRILDLSKLEEGKLELESLSFHLEQCLEETLEVFALQAHNKGLELNVIFEDNLPNFLLGDTVRLRQMLMNLIGNAIKFTDHGEVFVKVERDRLFEETLADTDNKLASIADNYLEQTPIYLKFSITDTGIGINEQDYDKLFKPFSQVDATTTRRFGGTGLGLAICRQLADLMQGEIGISTPEQGSGTCFWFRVPFYVQPPSSSASVMDGSESLKHKSVLVIDEKQHTRDAICYYLKHFGAEVYEAINIAKVNAYLDADQTIDIVLLDWKLTDFDATKLIQQIHTQSKSRNLPFIAILTANQQSEIQKVLTQGFHGYITKPFKRQRLLKTISVALGIDILSTINDCPLPNSAQYNGKPCKDTSHIENLSNLKILLAEDNIVNQKIMMTYLSQLNCQADLADNGEKVLQLVISKHYDIILMDCQMPLLDGYDTTQAIRQMEMANELPHHIVILAMTANAFKEDRDRCLAVGMDDYLSKPIRRKQLQEMLEHWMLKIRA
- a CDS encoding TldD/PmbA family protein, with product MTIEPEQLLDLAHKLGCEAAEVYASRSVSRPVFFEANRLKQLESIDSEGVGLRIWKDRRVGLVTAYGEVEPKDLVEQAIALSALNEPEEILLRNSTIADYPQIYGQEVSVEQMIDWGKTAITEVLAHYPEAICGADWECSEESVSIINSKGLDCGYTDITVDGSLNVELTRGDDFLNVWYAQSERGNLNPQVIAQKVLQSLHWAKKNAKAPSGKVPVIFTGKAADLLWGVVAIAMSGRQVQQKATPWLEKVGQPVISPIFTVSQHPNFGVYSAPFDDEGTPTKEITWIDRGILQGFYGDMRTCKELGIAATGNGFRGDLGNYPSPGLCNLEIAASETIQGDVLELAATLKDGLIVDQVLGDDTDLSGDFSINVDLGYRVKNGKIIGRVKDTMLTGKVYTVLNQVTAVASDRHWHGSLYVPAMLVEGISITSRDS
- a CDS encoding Rab family GTPase; protein product: MHSSPKVISQKMCLVGDFGVGKTSLIRQFVDRQFSDKYLSTVGVKISRKLVSISDSVVNTTNTSSEELKQLQLIIWDIEGSTRFKGITPSYLQGAKGALIVGDVTRQTSMQNLEAHVQLFRSINPRSQVIIALNKVDLITAHERDTLFQSLLMEFAKLKISVYVTSAKTGEGVDEIFQTLAHQILMLE
- a CDS encoding BON domain-containing protein — translated: MSERNGNFNDNALSDVEKFFLLLSELNIIESDKSQSSTNQDPILPDDDNRVVKSSPPSSPIVPIEEPKSRAKLLDTLSEQESLNEYESKQSPAVYPFPSLLDELPFLKDLEAIREVPETNGHNSSGSYQQPQTPEIAIRSSNPSTPNNPDYASLGQTKEKETVNRLQDLLLGGEILNILDEPLAPAQVQLEQSQLAVSNQDVYPKSTRELPKVLPSESAYSNSGDVLADDQALHLLQDILVVPEIEDLRSFKISVEQKLGIVESQVNNPEIMNKIEGLESLIQNASRGLNSLGSKLTELGNEQDNIPTEIAQVRARITQLEHRINEPDELVQLLLPVIADILSLKVTESRESMCQAIMPIIAEVIFERSQLDRVAMGHAISDILPSAISEHIQSSPEGIAKAIAPEMGAAIREQIRLDRDAIIDALAPEMGSAIKRQIALERDSMVDALYPVIGNTIAKYFAEAIRTINEKVEQTFSVEGLRRKIRATIQGVSEAELILKESVPFEVQAIFLIHNLSGLVMVDIQQSDLNALIAPIDSDMLAGMLTAIRSFASECMSRSSEDKAEIDTINYSGSKILLEVAGYCYLAVIIRGEPDLEFVTKIRDVFGQIVQVYGEKLKQFDGDASTVPFKVHLELKSLMEVQAEKPQKKSSKALIFLGLALMALIFVPIGIYQHQSQRDRQIEAKVLEAFANTPELAVYRLNVNANGNHLKLSGKLPNQNLRDRALQVANEATKAEIAISNINNSIYAVNVPPDPILVAAEVERLTKVLNYTQGVKIATQFKDGQLTITGQVEQPRLMPKITQTYSKISGITTVTNTATILIPKLSTRIYFPFGVTTLQPTELEKLVEVKAFLDLYPDYNLKISAKSDNIGDRSINYQLGVKRTQALRDALTEKGINANRLHISGIIEPSIQQPSDQIARWVEFEPTLK
- a CDS encoding ABC1 kinase family protein, with product MSAIAQLPPKKLRWQRIKSSSLARQREVFLAAFTFLFFIWWDKFWQIDTSRTRSKRAEWLVRNMLELGPTFIKIGQSLSTRVDILPPEYISNLSQLQDKVPAFSAKEARDIIELELGKSLYTIYRDFDEVPLAAASLGQVHRATLHTGEDVVVKVQRPGLKRLFDLDLLAVGKLLKVFRQYLPWARKYNLEGIYNEFFTILYQEIDYAIEGSNADRFRKNFEGYPRIVIPKVYWEYSTSMVLTLEYVPGIKVDDRQALEACGLNPKEINQLGICCYLKQLLQDGFFHADPHPGNLAVSPSGSLIFYDYGMMAEVKTMAKDQMVKTFFAVLRKDTNEVVDTLMSMGFIEPIADMSPVKRMLKFVLDRFTERPVNIYEFEQIKSEVVAIFEKQPFRLPPQMTYLLKSLTTLDGIARILDPEYNFSTAAQPFVKSIVLTRGRGNTLGALAQQAKDFLVYQLNKPSRMEILLERLEERIERGELMIQVKSSESDRTLKRINIAVKALIYACLTGFLLLAGAVLLVGTNGTYASWAIVTFVGAGFTGLSLIRALIQLSIREKIDNLAEQ